In a genomic window of Mercenaria mercenaria strain notata chromosome 19, MADL_Memer_1, whole genome shotgun sequence:
- the LOC128550889 gene encoding Y+L amino acid transporter 2-like produces MGAEEYDVVAADGAKPGSTSSTGGEDDAINLKPKISLLNGVTIIVGSIIGSGIFVSPKGVLENAGSVGLSLIIWVMCGLFSMIGAYCYAELGTSIMKSGADYAYIYEAYGPFLAFLRLWVECMIVRPCSQAIVALTFSYYVIEPLFPDCEQPDIAVRLLAVVCILILTFINCYDVKWATRVQDIFTYAKLLALALIIITGIVQLCRGETENFNDPFEYTETNIAKATLGFYSGLFAYNGWNYLNYVIEELQDPVK; encoded by the exons atgggTGCTGAAGAGTATGATGTTGTGGCAGCAGACGGTGCCAAGCCCGGTTCAACAAGTTCAACCGGAGGTGAAGACGATGCGATTAATCTCAAACCAAAAATCTCCCTTCTTAATGGAGTTACTATAATTGTGGGATCAATCATTGGTTCTGGTATATTTGTTAGTCCAAAAGGAGTTTTAGAAAATGCCGGAAGTGTAGGACTGTCTTTGATAATATGGGTAATGTGCGGGTTATTTTCAATGATTGGAGCGTATTGTTATGCAGAACTTGGTACCTCAATTATGAAATCTGGAGCAGACTATGCATATATTTATGAAGCTTACGGACCATTTCTTGCGTTTTTAAGACTGTGGGTAGAGTGTATGATTGTGAGACCTTGTTCACAGGCGATTGTTGCATTGACTTTCTCATACTATGTGATAGAGCCGTTGTTTCCTGATTGTGAGCAGCCAGATATTGCTGTCAGGTTATTGGCTGTTGTTTGTATAT TAATTTTAACGTTTATCAACTGTTACGATGTAAAGTGGGCAACGCGTGTCCAGGACATTTTCACATACGCCAAGTTGCTGGCATTAGCCCTCATTATCATAACTGGGATTGTACAGCTATGTAGAG GAGAGACGGAGAACTTCAATGATCCGTTTGAATATACAGAAACCAACATTGCAAAAGCTACACTAGGCTTCTATTCGGGGCTGTTTGCTTACAATGGATG GAACTATCTTAACTATGTGATAGAAGAACTTCAAGACCCAGTCAAGTAA